The genomic interval CAGCAAGAGCGACCCGCTGTTCGAGGAAGCATTCAAGATCTACCAGGAGGGCTTCCCGGCCAACGAGTTCGTCGGCCTGCCCAAGTCCGAGGATCTGATGCGCAGCTTCGACGAGCAGCTCCAGCTGGTGCTGACCGGCAAGAGCAGCGTCGACGACGCCCTCGCCAAGTCCCAGGACGCCTGGTCCTCGGTGATCGAATAGCCGGCTCGGGCGCCGCGCCCCGCCCGGGCGCGGCGCCCGCACCAAGGAGACAGCAATGACTTCCCTGACCGTGGAAAAGCCGCCGCCGGCCGAGCCCGAGGCGCCCACGCGCACCACGAAGAACCTGGCTCGGCGGCTCGTCCCGTTCGGTTACCTGTCCCCGACCGTGGTGCTGATCGTGGTCCTGATGGTGGTCCCCATCATCATGGTGATCAGCTACTCGTTCCGCGACAACGTGATCGTCCAGGAGAACTCGGTGTTCGCCGGGTTCGCCAACTACACCGAGGTGCTGACCGACCCGGACTTCACGGCGGCGCTGAAGAACACGTTCATCTTCATCACCGTCAGCATGGTGGCCCACCTGCTGCTAGGCCTGGCGTTCGCGATGATGCTCAACTCGGGCCTGCTGAGCGGCGTCACCAAGGCGATCTTCCGGGTCGTCTACGTGCTGCCCTGGCTGTTCACGATCGCGGTCATCGCCGTCATCTGGCGGCTGCTGCTCGATCCCGCCGGCGTCGTCAACTACGTGCTGCAGACCCTGGGCATCGTGCAGGACGGGGTGAACTGGCTCGGCGACCCGGGTTCGGCGCTGTGGGTCGTGACGTTCGTGAACATCTGGTCCGGCTACCCGTTCTTCATGATCAGCCTGCTGGCCGGCCTGCAGGGCATCCCCGGCGAGCTGTACGAGGCGGCGTCGGTCGACGGGGCGAACCCGTGGCAGAAGTTCTGGAACGTGACGATCCCGCAGCTGCGCCCGGTGATCATCAGCATGGCCGTGCTCGACCTGATCTGGACGTCCCAGCAGTTCGCGCTGATCTGGATGATGACCGGCGGGGGGCCCCTGAACTCGACCGAGATGCTCAGCACCTTCACCTACAAGCTGGCCTTCAGCGAGTACGAGTTCGCGACCGCCTCGGCCAGCGCCGTGATCGTCCTGCTGCTGACGATGATCCTCGCCTTCTTCTACGTCCGTCAGCAAAGGGAGCGGTGATGACAGCCACCAGTGCCAAGGGCCGCCGCACCCTGGCCAAGACCGGCCTGATCATCGGGCTGACGCTCGGCGGCCTGTTCGCCGGCCTGCCGGTGTTGTGGATGCTCTCCACCTCGTTCAAGGCCAACGGCGAGGTCTTCCAGAACCCGCCCAGGCTGACCACCGAGAACTTCTCGTTCGACGCGTACACCGAGATCCTGGGCAACGGCGCCCAGCTGCGGTTCTTCCTCAACAGCTACATCGTGGCGATCGCGGTGACCCTGCTGACCCTGCTCGTCGCGGTCCTGGCCTCGTACGCGTTCAGCCGGTTCACGTTCCCGTTCGCCAAGACGATCAACGCGGTGATCGTCAGCGTCCAGGCCGTGCCGCCGATCACGCTGGTCATTCCGTACTTCGGGCTCGTCGTCGCGCTCGGGCTCTACAACACGTACCCGGGGCTGATCCTCACCCACATGGTGTTCACGCTGCCGTACGCGATCATCATGATGACCGCCTACTTCAACACGCTCCCCAAGGAGCTCGACGAGTCGGTCAAGGTCGACGGCGGCAACAGCTGGACAGCGCTCTGGCGGATCCTCGTGCCGATCTCGGTGCCGGGCCTGATCGCGGTCGGCGTCTACACCTTCATGATCTCGTGGAACGAGTATCTGTTCGCGCTCGCGCTCACCCGCACCGACGACATGCGCACCGTCCCGATCGGCATCCAGCTGCTGATGGGTCAGCACTCGTACGAGTGGAACCAGATGATGGCCATGAGCATCCTCGGGTCCATCCCGGTCCTCGTCCTCTTCCTCATTTTCCAGCGGCGGTTCATCGGGGGACTCACCTCCGGCGCCGTCAAGGCCTGACACACCCCCCAGCAACGCACCAAAGGAGAAACACGGACATGCTGACGACCGGCAAGGCGATTCTCGACGTCGCTAACGAGCACAACTTCGCCGTGCCCGCCTTCAACATCAGCGACTGGGCGATGTTCAAGGGCATCGTGGAGATCAGTGAGGAGACGAACGCCCCGCTCATCGTGGCCATCCACCCCGACGAGGTGGCCCACATCGGCCGCGAGATGGTGGCCGGCATCATCGAGCGCGCGCACCGTTCCAGCGTGCCGATCGCGATCCACTGGGACCACGGCGCCACCTATCAGCAGGCCCTGCAGGCGATCCAGTACGGCTTCACCTCGGTGATGATCGACGCGTCGATGAAGCCGTTCGACGAGAACCTGGCGATCACCCGCAAGGTCACCGAGTCCGCGCACATCCTGGGCGTCTCGGTCGAGGGCGAGCTCGGCACGATCGGCGGCAACGACACGTACGCCGAGGGCGGCTCGGACACCATCATCTACACCGACCCCGACGACGCGGTCACCTACGTCGAGCAGACCGGCGTCGACAGCCTGGCCATCGCGATCGGCACCTTCCACGGCATGTACCCGGCGAACATGAAGCCGGAGCTCAAGCTCGACCTGCTCAAGGAGATCAAGGGCCGGGTCGGCATCCCGCTGGTGCTGCACGGCGGCTCCGGCAACCCAGACGACGAGATCCGCGAGGCCGCGCGCACCGGCATCAACAAGATCAACATCTCGACCGACATCAAGGTCGCCTACCACAACAAGATGCGCGAGGTGCTTGGCAACGACCCCAAGACCCGCGAGCCCAACGCCATCCAGCCCGCCTGCATCGCGGCCATGAACGAGGTCGCCGCGCAGAAGATCGAGCTGTTCGGCGCCGCCGGCAAGGCCTCGCTGTACTGACATGAGCGATGCGTCCCGTGTGCTCCTGGGCCTCGGCGGCTGTGTGGACTTCGAGCTCAAGCTCACCGCCGTCGTCCTCGAGGAGCTGATCACCTCGTACGGCGTCCGTGCCGCCGAACTCACGTCGCCGCCCGCCGTCGTGCGCGGCGAACGGGACCTGGTCGTGTCGATCCTGGGCTACGTGGCCCGGGGCGGGGGCGGCGAGCACTTCGTCGCCTCGGCCCCGGCCCTGGCCGCCTTCGCCGCGCGTTTTCCCCACCGTACGACCCTCGGCGGCACCTCGGTGCGCGCCGGGTTGCTGCTGCACCGGCTCGGCATCCCGTCCACGCTGCACCTGGTGACCGTCAACGACGACTTCCGCCGGTTGCTGCCCACCGGCACCGAATGGTTCTCGTCGGGCGCGGAGGACACCTTCTATCCGCACCTGATCGTCCAGTTCGACCAGGGGCTGCACGTCGAGGCGGGCGACATCGCCGTCACCGCCCCGTTCCCGAACCGGCTGATCTACGTCAACGACCCGCCCAACGACACCATGCTGCTCACCGGCGACCTGGGCGAGCGGCTGTCCCGGGCCGAGGTCTTCCTGATCTCCGGGTTCAACGCGATGCGCGACGCCGTGCTGCTCGACGAGCGCCTTCGGGACCTCCGTACGCACATGACCCGGTTGCCGCCGTCGGCGATCACCTACTTCGAGGACGCGGCGTACCATGAGCCCGCGTTCAGCGCCCGGGTCCGTGACGCGCTGCTCGACCGGATCGACGTGTACGGGCTGAACGAGGACGAGCTGCAGTCCTACCTCGGGCGTACGGTCGATCTGCTCTCCCCGGCGGACGTGGCCGCGGCCGTCGCCGAGGTGCGCGCGTTGATCCCGGCTCCGGCCCTCGTGCTGCACACCAAGTACTGGGCCGGCGTGTTCGGCCCGCGCGCCCACGACTACGCCGGAGCGGTCGACGCCGGCATCGTGATGGCAGCGACGCGTTACGTGCACGGCGACAGCTTCACCGGCGAGGACGTCGA from Paractinoplanes brasiliensis carries:
- a CDS encoding carbohydrate ABC transporter permease, with product MTATSAKGRRTLAKTGLIIGLTLGGLFAGLPVLWMLSTSFKANGEVFQNPPRLTTENFSFDAYTEILGNGAQLRFFLNSYIVAIAVTLLTLLVAVLASYAFSRFTFPFAKTINAVIVSVQAVPPITLVIPYFGLVVALGLYNTYPGLILTHMVFTLPYAIIMMTAYFNTLPKELDESVKVDGGNSWTALWRILVPISVPGLIAVGVYTFMISWNEYLFALALTRTDDMRTVPIGIQLLMGQHSYEWNQMMAMSILGSIPVLVLFLIFQRRFIGGLTSGAVKA
- a CDS encoding carbohydrate ABC transporter permease, whose product is MTSLTVEKPPPAEPEAPTRTTKNLARRLVPFGYLSPTVVLIVVLMVVPIIMVISYSFRDNVIVQENSVFAGFANYTEVLTDPDFTAALKNTFIFITVSMVAHLLLGLAFAMMLNSGLLSGVTKAIFRVVYVLPWLFTIAVIAVIWRLLLDPAGVVNYVLQTLGIVQDGVNWLGDPGSALWVVTFVNIWSGYPFFMISLLAGLQGIPGELYEAASVDGANPWQKFWNVTIPQLRPVIISMAVLDLIWTSQQFALIWMMTGGGPLNSTEMLSTFTYKLAFSEYEFATASASAVIVLLLTMILAFFYVRQQRER
- a CDS encoding ketose-bisphosphate aldolase is translated as MLTTGKAILDVANEHNFAVPAFNISDWAMFKGIVEISEETNAPLIVAIHPDEVAHIGREMVAGIIERAHRSSVPIAIHWDHGATYQQALQAIQYGFTSVMIDASMKPFDENLAITRKVTESAHILGVSVEGELGTIGGNDTYAEGGSDTIIYTDPDDAVTYVEQTGVDSLAIAIGTFHGMYPANMKPELKLDLLKEIKGRVGIPLVLHGGSGNPDDEIREAARTGINKINISTDIKVAYHNKMREVLGNDPKTREPNAIQPACIAAMNEVAAQKIELFGAAGKASLY
- a CDS encoding ADP-dependent glucokinase/phosphofructokinase — its product is MSDASRVLLGLGGCVDFELKLTAVVLEELITSYGVRAAELTSPPAVVRGERDLVVSILGYVARGGGGEHFVASAPALAAFAARFPHRTTLGGTSVRAGLLLHRLGIPSTLHLVTVNDDFRRLLPTGTEWFSSGAEDTFYPHLIVQFDQGLHVEAGDIAVTAPFPNRLIYVNDPPNDTMLLTGDLGERLSRAEVFLISGFNAMRDAVLLDERLRDLRTHMTRLPPSAITYFEDAAYHEPAFSARVRDALLDRIDVYGLNEDELQSYLGRTVDLLSPADVAAAVAEVRALIPAPALVLHTKYWAGVFGPRAHDYAGAVDAGIVMAATRYVHGDSFTGEDVEHIRRRPRRPASFAAELEQLMDGPARVIPGFVLDVATPTTVGLGDTFVGGFLSAIAGKAHR